A portion of the Achromobacter sp. MFA1 R4 genome contains these proteins:
- a CDS encoding IclR family transcriptional regulator, which translates to MANDYDVPAVRRTHDILRVLSSRPTPVKAAELAQACQLPKSTLYLLLDCLEQRRWIERQEGGYIIGLELMALGSAYLRHDGLQAAFHQAASAFVDRCNEVVQLAALDGFDVVYLAREDARRPVRLVSDLGLRLPAHACALGKALLASLPPEELAARLPQTLPRVTDRTIADATRLHRELDAVRRQGLAEDQEEVAAGLVCYAAFVGVTPLGKRVAVSTSIPADRLDDAHRRDATEGIRRVARDIALRVIPGA; encoded by the coding sequence ATGGCCAACGATTACGACGTCCCCGCCGTCCGGCGAACGCATGACATCCTGCGGGTTTTGTCCAGCCGCCCCACACCCGTGAAGGCTGCGGAACTGGCGCAGGCCTGCCAGTTGCCCAAGAGCACGCTGTACCTGCTGCTCGATTGCCTGGAACAGCGCCGCTGGATCGAGCGCCAGGAGGGCGGCTACATCATCGGACTCGAACTGATGGCGCTCGGGTCCGCCTACCTGCGCCACGACGGATTGCAGGCCGCCTTTCACCAGGCCGCCAGCGCATTCGTGGACCGCTGCAACGAGGTCGTGCAACTGGCCGCGCTGGACGGCTTTGACGTGGTCTACCTCGCGCGGGAAGACGCGCGCCGGCCGGTACGGCTGGTGTCCGACCTGGGCCTGCGGCTGCCCGCGCATGCCTGCGCGCTGGGCAAGGCCCTGCTGGCCAGCCTGCCGCCCGAGGAGCTGGCCGCCCGCCTGCCCCAGACCCTGCCCCGCGTGACGGACCGCACGATTGCCGACGCGACTCGCCTGCATCGCGAACTGGACGCCGTGCGCCGGCAGGGCCTGGCCGAGGACCAGGAGGAAGTCGCCGCCGGCCTCGTGTGCTACGCGGCCTTTGTCGGCGTCACGCCGCTGGGCAAACGCGTGGCGGTCAGCACGTCCATCCCCGCCGACCGCCTGGACGACGCCCACCGCCGCGACGCCACGGAGGGCATCCGCCGCGTGGCGCGCGACATCGCGCTGCGCGTGATCCCGGGCGCGTGA
- the rpmA gene encoding 50S ribosomal protein L27 gives MAQKKGGGSTRNGRDSESKRLGVKAFGGELIPAGSIIVRQRGTRFHAGVNVGMGKDHTLFALVDGKVQFGFKGALNKQTVSIVAAE, from the coding sequence ATGGCACAGAAAAAGGGCGGCGGCTCTACGCGGAACGGACGCGACTCAGAATCGAAGCGTCTGGGCGTCAAGGCATTCGGCGGCGAATTGATTCCCGCTGGTTCGATCATCGTGCGTCAGCGCGGCACTCGCTTCCACGCTGGCGTGAACGTCGGCATGGGCAAGGACCACACCCTGTTCGCGCTGGTCGACGGCAAGGTTCAATTCGGCTTCAAGGGCGCGTTGAACAAGCAGACCGTTTCGATCGTCGCTGCCGAGTAA
- the proB gene encoding glutamate 5-kinase translates to MSAESPVVSVVTHAQRIVAKVGSSLVTNEGRGLDRAAVAHWAAQIAALHKQGKQIVLVSSGAIAEGMARLGWRKRPSVMHELQAAAAVGQMGLCQAYEAAFAEHGLRTAQILLTHEDLADRHRYLNARSTLFALLRLGVVPIVNENDTVVTDEIRLGDNDTLGALVTNLIEADTLVILTDQRGLYDSDPRKNPQATFMSHAQAGDPALEAMAGGAGSGIGTGGMLTKVLAAKRAAHSGAHTVIASGRERNVLTRLAQGECIGSELRAVLPVWSARKQWMADHLRLRGRVVLDDGAVQALLREGKSLLPIGVTDVEGEFGRGDVVACVDSQGHECARGLINYSSADTRRILRQPSSQIARILGSMTEPELMHRDNLVVL, encoded by the coding sequence ATGTCTGCTGAATCACCCGTCGTTTCCGTCGTCACCCACGCCCAGCGCATCGTCGCCAAAGTCGGCTCGTCGCTGGTCACCAACGAAGGCCGAGGCCTGGACCGCGCCGCCGTCGCGCACTGGGCCGCGCAGATCGCCGCCCTGCACAAGCAGGGCAAGCAGATCGTGCTGGTTTCCAGCGGCGCCATCGCGGAAGGCATGGCGCGCCTGGGCTGGCGCAAGCGCCCGTCCGTCATGCACGAACTGCAGGCCGCGGCGGCCGTGGGCCAGATGGGACTTTGCCAGGCCTACGAAGCCGCCTTTGCCGAGCACGGGCTGCGCACCGCGCAGATCCTGCTGACGCACGAGGACCTGGCCGACCGTCACCGCTACCTGAACGCGCGCAGCACCCTGTTTGCGCTGCTGCGGTTGGGCGTGGTGCCGATCGTGAACGAAAACGACACGGTGGTCACCGACGAAATCCGGCTGGGCGACAACGACACGCTGGGCGCCCTGGTCACCAACCTGATCGAAGCCGACACGCTGGTCATCCTGACCGACCAGCGCGGGCTCTACGATTCCGACCCGCGCAAGAATCCGCAGGCCACGTTCATGTCGCACGCCCAAGCGGGCGATCCGGCGCTGGAAGCGATGGCCGGCGGCGCGGGCAGCGGCATCGGCACCGGCGGCATGCTCACGAAGGTGCTGGCCGCCAAGCGCGCGGCACACAGCGGCGCGCACACCGTCATCGCGTCGGGCCGCGAGCGCAACGTGCTGACGCGGCTGGCCCAGGGCGAGTGCATCGGCAGCGAATTGCGTGCGGTGCTGCCGGTGTGGTCGGCGCGCAAGCAGTGGATGGCCGACCACCTGCGGTTGCGCGGGCGCGTCGTGCTGGATGACGGCGCGGTGCAGGCGCTGCTGCGCGAAGGCAAGAGCCTTCTGCCGATCGGCGTCACCGACGTGGAAGGCGAGTTCGGCCGCGGCGACGTCGTGGCCTGCGTGGACAGCCAGGGCCATGAATGCGCCCGGGGCCTGATCAATTATTCGTCTGCCGACACGCGCCGCATCCTGCGCCAGCCGTCGTCGCAGATCGCGCGCATCCTGGGCAGCATGACCGAACCCGAGCTCATGCACCGGGACAATCTGGTCGTGCTCTAG
- a CDS encoding fumarylacetoacetate hydrolase family protein, translating into MNEHNMLPADLSQALLVGRVWRPGPVNGPSVVLVRDGEVMDITAMAPTVSDLLDRPDRVALAREARGESLGDVRALMSATLQGLEGPRLLAPCDLQPVKAAGVTFAISLLERLIEEEAGGDASRADEIRVRMQGLIGSDLSRLRPGSPEANRLKAQLVEAGQWSQYLEVGIGPDAEVFSKTPPMASVGFGARIGVLPESLWNNPEPEIVLAVDSRGEVAGATLGNDVNLRDIEGRSALLLTKAKDNNGSCAIGPFIRLFDGDFTLDSVRQADVSLRIEGPDGFELDGVSHMREISRDPLDLVRQTCGAHHQYPDGFMLFLGTMFSPTKDRKGPGTGFTHLPGDRVVIASERLGALVNEVQSTSAIPPWTFGVRALYANLAARGLLPHGR; encoded by the coding sequence ATGAACGAACACAATATGCTGCCGGCCGATCTGTCCCAGGCCTTGCTGGTGGGCCGCGTCTGGCGGCCCGGCCCGGTGAATGGGCCCAGCGTGGTCCTGGTGCGGGACGGCGAGGTGATGGACATCACCGCCATGGCGCCCACGGTGTCGGACCTGCTGGATCGCCCCGACCGCGTGGCGCTGGCGCGCGAGGCCAGGGGCGAATCCCTGGGCGACGTGCGCGCGCTGATGTCCGCCACCCTGCAGGGCCTGGAAGGGCCGCGCCTGCTGGCGCCCTGCGACCTGCAGCCGGTGAAGGCGGCGGGCGTCACCTTCGCGATCAGCCTGCTGGAACGCCTGATCGAAGAAGAAGCCGGCGGCGATGCCAGTCGCGCGGACGAGATCCGCGTAAGGATGCAGGGGCTGATCGGCTCCGACCTGTCTCGCCTGCGTCCCGGATCGCCCGAGGCCAATCGCCTGAAAGCGCAACTGGTCGAGGCCGGTCAATGGTCCCAATACCTGGAGGTCGGCATCGGCCCCGACGCCGAAGTCTTTTCCAAGACGCCGCCCATGGCCTCGGTGGGGTTTGGCGCGCGTATCGGCGTGTTGCCCGAGTCCTTGTGGAACAACCCGGAGCCGGAAATCGTGCTGGCTGTCGACAGCCGGGGCGAGGTGGCCGGCGCCACCCTGGGCAACGACGTGAACCTGCGCGACATCGAAGGCCGCAGCGCGCTGCTGCTGACCAAGGCCAAGGACAACAACGGTTCGTGCGCCATCGGCCCGTTCATCCGGCTGTTCGACGGCGACTTCACGCTGGACAGCGTGCGGCAGGCCGACGTGTCTCTGCGCATCGAAGGCCCGGACGGTTTCGAGCTGGACGGCGTCAGCCACATGCGCGAAATCAGCCGCGACCCGCTGGACCTCGTGCGCCAGACCTGCGGCGCCCACCACCAGTATCCCGACGGCTTCATGCTGTTCCTGGGCACCATGTTTTCACCGACCAAGGACCGCAAGGGCCCCGGCACGGGCTTTACCCATCTGCCGGGCGACCGCGTCGTCATCGCCTCGGAGCGCCTGGGCGCGCTGGTCAACGAGGTGCAATCGACCAGCGCGATCCCGCCCTGGACTTTCGGCGTGCGCGCCCTCTACGCCAATCTGGCGGCGCGCGGCCTGCTGCCCCACGGGCGCTGA
- the rplU gene encoding 50S ribosomal protein L21, whose product MYAVVKTGGKQYRVAAGEKLKIEQIPADIGQEITLDQVLSVGEGDQLKVGTPLVSGAVVKATVLAQGRHDKVKIFKMRRRKHYQKRQGHRQNYTEIRIEAITA is encoded by the coding sequence ATGTACGCGGTCGTAAAAACCGGTGGCAAGCAGTATCGCGTTGCCGCTGGCGAAAAACTCAAGATAGAACAGATACCGGCTGACATTGGGCAAGAAATCACCCTGGACCAAGTGCTGTCCGTGGGCGAAGGCGACCAACTGAAAGTTGGCACGCCCCTCGTCTCCGGCGCCGTGGTCAAGGCAACGGTTCTTGCGCAAGGCCGCCACGACAAGGTCAAGATCTTCAAGATGCGCCGTCGCAAGCACTATCAGAAGCGTCAGGGCCACCGTCAGAACTACACCGAAATCCGCATCGAAGCCATCACGGCTTAA
- a CDS encoding helix-turn-helix transcriptional regulator has product MKTFSDRLKHARLLRGHTQKALARLVRISQSAIGSYESGLRHSSRSARKLAQVLKVEVEWLETGKGPMELPMDGYDLSNTLPVSGVAESAPRPGGRPRPMAPWPYPNISPSQFESLTSEDRAMLEALTQTFIETTLLRRGIKPRGRKPG; this is encoded by the coding sequence GTGAAAACATTCTCAGACCGACTGAAGCACGCGCGTCTCTTACGTGGCCACACGCAGAAGGCGCTCGCGCGTCTGGTGCGCATCTCCCAAAGTGCAATCGGCAGCTACGAAAGCGGTTTGCGGCATTCCAGCCGGTCCGCGCGCAAGCTGGCGCAGGTGCTGAAGGTTGAGGTCGAATGGCTGGAAACCGGCAAGGGTCCCATGGAGCTTCCCATGGACGGCTACGACCTGAGCAACACGCTGCCGGTATCGGGCGTGGCCGAATCGGCGCCGCGTCCCGGCGGCCGGCCCCGTCCGATGGCGCCCTGGCCCTACCCCAATATCTCGCCTTCGCAGTTCGAGTCGCTTACGTCGGAAGACCGCGCGATGCTGGAGGCGCTGACGCAGACCTTCATCGAAACGACGTTGCTCAGGCGCGGCATCAAGCCGCGGGGCCGCAAGCCCGGCTGA
- a CDS encoding preprotein translocase subunit SecD has translation MQLNLRTLAPALVVVTLALAGCKTAPTKTSDAAATPQAGQQSTAPATATRVDFYLAKREPGPDLREVSLPDGKLYLQETPVLTRADLTDAAALVDRQGQNFVGLRFSEAGTRKLTAVSTANVGSVLALVIDQELVAAPLIGEPLNRGVLAFGVPSAQAASEIAARIRGDAVTPPAAGGAAPAPAAKP, from the coding sequence ATGCAACTGAACCTACGCACATTGGCGCCCGCCCTCGTAGTCGTGACATTGGCGCTAGCGGGTTGCAAGACCGCCCCGACTAAGACGTCCGACGCCGCGGCCACTCCCCAGGCGGGCCAGCAATCGACGGCCCCCGCCACCGCGACGCGCGTGGATTTCTACCTGGCCAAGCGCGAACCCGGCCCCGACCTGCGTGAAGTCAGCCTGCCCGACGGCAAGCTCTATCTCCAGGAAACGCCCGTCCTCACCCGCGCCGACCTGACCGACGCCGCCGCGCTGGTGGATCGCCAGGGTCAAAACTTCGTGGGCCTGCGCTTCTCCGAAGCCGGCACGCGCAAGCTCACCGCCGTCAGCACCGCCAACGTCGGCAGCGTGCTTGCGCTGGTGATCGACCAGGAACTGGTTGCGGCCCCGCTCATCGGCGAACCGCTCAACCGCGGCGTGCTGGCATTCGGCGTGCCGTCCGCCCAGGCCGCCTCCGAAATCGCGGCCCGCATCCGCGGCGACGCGGTCACGCCGCCCGCAGCCGGTGGCGCCGCCCCGGCGCCCGCCGCCAAGCCCTGA
- the obgE gene encoding GTPase ObgE, with protein MKFVDEATIEVVAGKGGNGVASFRREKFIPRGGPDGGDGGRGGTIYAVADRNINTLIDYRYARLHRAKNGENGRGSDQYGAAAPDITLRVPVGTVIHDAETGEVLFDLSTHDQKVVLAAGGQGGMGNIHFKSSVNRAPKQWTPGKEGEHRYLRMELKVLADVGLLGLPNAGKSTLITRISNAKPKIADYPFTTLHPNLGVVRTSPSRSFVVADIPGLIEGASEGAGLGHLFLRHLARTRVLLHLVDVSTPDPDADPVEQAVADARAIVEELRRYDPELAAKPRWLVLNKLDMVPDSEDTKRRFIELYDWKGPVFGISGLSGEGTQDLIYALQDYLDAEREKEQLAQDQADGSYVAPDPRFDDKRTDADKPAAPRGDDE; from the coding sequence ATGAAATTCGTAGACGAAGCCACCATTGAAGTGGTCGCCGGCAAAGGCGGCAATGGCGTGGCGAGCTTTCGCCGCGAAAAATTCATTCCCAGAGGCGGCCCCGACGGCGGCGACGGCGGACGCGGCGGCACCATCTATGCGGTGGCGGATCGCAACATCAACACGCTGATCGACTACCGCTACGCGCGCCTGCACCGCGCCAAGAACGGCGAAAACGGCCGCGGCTCGGACCAGTACGGCGCAGCCGCCCCCGACATCACCCTGCGCGTGCCGGTGGGCACGGTCATCCATGACGCCGAGACCGGCGAAGTCCTGTTCGACCTGAGCACCCACGACCAGAAGGTCGTGCTGGCCGCCGGCGGCCAGGGCGGCATGGGCAACATCCACTTCAAGTCCAGCGTGAACCGCGCCCCCAAGCAATGGACGCCGGGCAAGGAAGGCGAACACCGCTACCTGCGCATGGAACTGAAGGTGCTGGCCGACGTGGGCCTGCTTGGCCTGCCCAACGCCGGCAAGTCGACGCTGATCACGCGCATTTCCAACGCGAAGCCCAAGATCGCCGACTATCCCTTCACCACGCTGCATCCCAATCTGGGCGTGGTGCGCACGTCGCCGTCGCGCAGCTTCGTCGTGGCGGACATTCCTGGCCTGATCGAAGGCGCCTCCGAAGGCGCGGGCCTGGGCCACCTGTTCCTGCGCCATCTGGCGCGCACGCGCGTGCTGCTGCACCTGGTGGACGTGTCCACGCCGGACCCGGACGCCGATCCGGTCGAGCAGGCCGTGGCCGACGCGCGGGCCATCGTCGAGGAACTGCGCCGCTACGACCCCGAGCTGGCCGCCAAGCCGCGCTGGCTGGTGCTCAACAAGCTGGACATGGTGCCCGATTCCGAGGACACCAAGCGCCGCTTCATCGAGCTCTATGACTGGAAGGGGCCGGTATTCGGCATCTCCGGGCTGTCGGGCGAAGGCACGCAGGACCTGATCTACGCGCTGCAGGACTACCTGGACGCCGAACGCGAGAAAGAACAGCTTGCGCAGGACCAGGCCGATGGCAGCTACGTGGCGCCGGACCCGCGCTTTGACGACAAGCGCACCGACGCCGACAAGCCCGCCGCGCCGCGCGGCGACGACGAATAA
- a CDS encoding winged helix-turn-helix domain-containing protein translates to MITGKGNFMLERGVVFVVQSDEIAGKNLAAALRQFRWDVRVFDSLAALQETLPRHPADLLVLRGPCAAMPELIVGLRRAAPGASVVWQACGASAAERAAALDAGVDACAPATTEPLEWDALLRSLYRRARRGMCAWRVVAPARLLVGPAGERLPLTVRERAILVRLFNAPGHCLHRESFFPGAAGDPLDGARRVDVVVSRLRSKARRFNIELPVLAVRGWGYILLPQGVARTPAGAD, encoded by the coding sequence GTGATAACTGGCAAGGGCAACTTCATGCTGGAGCGGGGCGTCGTATTCGTCGTGCAATCTGATGAAATAGCCGGCAAGAATCTTGCCGCTGCGCTGCGGCAGTTCCGGTGGGACGTCCGCGTCTTCGACTCGTTGGCTGCGCTGCAGGAAACCCTGCCGCGCCACCCCGCCGACCTGCTCGTGTTGCGGGGGCCCTGCGCGGCCATGCCCGAGCTCATCGTCGGATTGCGCCGCGCCGCGCCGGGCGCTTCCGTCGTGTGGCAGGCCTGCGGCGCGTCCGCGGCCGAGCGGGCGGCCGCCCTGGACGCGGGGGTCGACGCGTGCGCGCCGGCCACCACCGAGCCGCTGGAATGGGATGCCCTGCTGCGCAGCCTGTACCGGCGGGCGCGGCGCGGCATGTGCGCATGGCGCGTCGTCGCGCCCGCACGCCTGCTGGTCGGTCCTGCCGGCGAGCGTCTGCCGCTTACCGTGCGCGAGCGCGCCATCCTCGTTCGGCTGTTCAATGCGCCGGGCCACTGCCTGCATCGCGAAAGCTTCTTTCCCGGCGCTGCGGGCGATCCCCTGGACGGAGCGCGCCGGGTGGACGTGGTCGTGTCGCGGCTGCGCAGCAAGGCGCGCCGGTTCAACATCGAACTGCCTGTGCTGGCGGTGCGGGGGTGGGGGTACATCCTGCTGCCCCAGGGCGTCGCCAGGACGCCGGCCGGGGCGGACTAG
- a CDS encoding nucleotide sugar dehydrogenase: MCGLGYVGLPVAVAFSRRFDVIGFDVDKRRIARLKEGDDWTGEIERDVLLASPMQFTDKISELEGCDFFVVAVPTPVDEKNNPDFSLLVRACQSIGPVLRPGCIVVFESTVHPGATEEICGPELEKVSGLRCGVDFKLGYSPERINPGDREHPLEKIVKIVSGQDAESLDVIAGVYEQIIDAGVHRASSIKVAEAAKVLENTQRDINIALMNEMSKICDLVGIRTSEVLAAAGTKWNFLKFTPGLVGGHCIGVDPYYLTSKAQELGYHPEVILSGRRINDGMAAHVASRVVQTLARNGRLNASTRVGILGMTFKENVPDIRNSKIVDLYNALGQYGITPIACDPMVDQEQMEHEYGIKLVERDQFRDMDVLILAVPHRETMETIWEDLPQLVKNGGMVCDLKSVLDAKRLPADLLYWTL; the protein is encoded by the coding sequence GTGTGTGGCCTTGGATATGTCGGCCTGCCCGTGGCAGTGGCATTTTCCAGGCGCTTTGATGTCATCGGCTTTGATGTGGACAAGCGGAGAATCGCACGGCTGAAAGAGGGTGATGACTGGACCGGCGAGATCGAGCGCGACGTATTGCTGGCTTCCCCGATGCAGTTCACCGACAAGATATCGGAACTGGAAGGGTGCGACTTTTTCGTGGTTGCCGTTCCGACGCCCGTTGACGAGAAAAACAATCCCGATTTTTCCCTGCTGGTCCGGGCATGCCAATCGATCGGCCCCGTGCTGCGTCCCGGATGCATCGTGGTATTCGAATCGACCGTCCACCCCGGCGCCACCGAGGAAATCTGCGGCCCCGAGCTTGAGAAAGTGTCCGGCCTGCGCTGCGGCGTCGATTTCAAGCTGGGTTACAGCCCCGAGCGCATCAACCCGGGCGACCGCGAACACCCGCTGGAGAAAATCGTCAAGATCGTTTCCGGCCAGGACGCCGAATCGCTGGACGTCATCGCCGGCGTCTACGAGCAGATTATCGACGCGGGCGTGCACCGCGCTTCCTCCATCAAGGTCGCCGAGGCGGCGAAGGTGCTGGAAAACACGCAGCGCGATATCAACATCGCGCTCATGAACGAAATGTCGAAGATCTGCGACCTGGTCGGCATCCGTACGTCGGAAGTCCTGGCCGCCGCCGGCACCAAGTGGAATTTCCTGAAGTTCACGCCCGGGCTGGTGGGCGGGCACTGCATCGGCGTCGATCCTTACTACCTGACGTCCAAGGCCCAGGAACTGGGCTATCACCCCGAAGTCATCCTGTCGGGCCGCCGCATCAATGACGGCATGGCCGCCCACGTCGCGTCGCGCGTGGTGCAGACCCTGGCCCGCAATGGCCGCCTGAACGCGTCCACCCGCGTCGGCATCCTGGGCATGACGTTCAAAGAGAACGTGCCCGACATCCGCAATTCGAAGATCGTCGATCTTTACAACGCCCTGGGCCAATACGGCATCACCCCGATCGCGTGCGATCCCATGGTCGATCAGGAGCAGATGGAGCACGAGTACGGCATCAAGCTCGTCGAGCGCGATCAGTTCCGCGACATGGACGTCCTGATCCTGGCGGTGCCGCACCGCGAAACCATGGAAACCATCTGGGAAGACCTGCCGCAACTGGTCAAGAACGGCGGCATGGTGTGCGACTTGAAGTCCGTCCTGGATGCCAAACGGCTTCCGGCCGACCTCTTGTACTGGACGCTCTAG
- the ispB gene encoding octaprenyl diphosphate synthase has product MNLPALIAPIADDMKAVDAVIRERLNSDVVLIRTIGDYIIGAGGKRMRPAMVLMVARALGYEGTHHQLLAAVVEFIHTATLLHDDVVDESDLRRGRETANAVFGNAASVLVGDYLYSRSFEMMVEADSMRIMSILSEATTVIAEGEVLQLLNVHDPDVSQERYLQVVRYKTAKLFEAAAQVGAVLAGATPEQEAAAAAYGRHVGTAFQLVDDVLDYSGDAAALGKNVGDDLREGKPTLPLIRVMEVGTPEQQQLIRDAIKTGDADFAAVAAAIQATDALEHARLAAVAEADLARQALSIYPISPFQNSLLEFCAFAVNRDR; this is encoded by the coding sequence TTGAATCTCCCCGCGCTCATTGCCCCCATTGCTGACGATATGAAAGCCGTCGACGCGGTTATCCGCGAGCGGCTGAATTCCGATGTGGTCCTGATCCGCACGATCGGCGACTACATCATTGGGGCCGGCGGCAAGCGCATGCGCCCGGCCATGGTGCTGATGGTGGCGCGCGCCCTGGGGTACGAAGGCACGCATCACCAGCTTCTGGCCGCCGTGGTGGAATTCATCCATACGGCCACGCTGCTGCACGACGACGTCGTGGATGAATCGGACCTGCGCCGCGGCCGCGAAACCGCCAACGCCGTATTCGGCAACGCGGCCAGCGTGCTGGTGGGCGACTATCTGTATTCGCGTTCGTTCGAGATGATGGTCGAGGCCGACTCGATGCGCATCATGAGCATCCTGTCCGAAGCCACCACGGTGATCGCCGAGGGCGAAGTGCTGCAGCTCCTGAACGTGCACGATCCAGACGTGTCCCAGGAGCGCTACCTGCAGGTGGTGCGCTACAAGACCGCCAAGCTGTTCGAGGCCGCCGCCCAGGTCGGCGCGGTGCTGGCGGGCGCCACCCCCGAGCAGGAGGCCGCAGCGGCCGCCTATGGCCGCCACGTGGGCACCGCGTTCCAGCTGGTCGATGACGTGCTCGACTACAGCGGCGACGCCGCCGCGCTGGGCAAGAACGTTGGCGACGACCTGCGCGAAGGCAAGCCGACCCTGCCGCTGATTCGCGTCATGGAAGTCGGTACGCCCGAGCAGCAGCAACTGATCCGCGACGCGATCAAGACGGGCGACGCCGACTTCGCCGCCGTGGCCGCCGCCATCCAGGCCACGGACGCCCTGGAACACGCCCGCCTGGCCGCCGTGGCCGAGGCTGACCTGGCCCGCCAAGCCCTTTCGATCTACCCCATTTCCCCTTTTCAAAATTCTCTGTTAGAATTCTGCGCTTTCGCGGTGAATAGAGATCGCTAA